The sequence CAGCGACTGAGGACAACCTGGTCTAGCAGCGCCATCTCAAAGCCAAAAACGGCATTAAGCATATTTCCTTGTCTGCCAACATGAAGCACCAGCCCATCAGTGTCAATTTCCCTGGCGCCAAAATACTTCCTGGCACTTAATCGTACGTCCATGGAGTCAGTAGCAATGAAAACACGACTTGCGTTGTGGAATTCAGATAGAAAGGCCCATAAATGTTTGACTGACGGTAGAGAATTGATCTGCTGTCCATCGTTTGGAATAGTTGGATTTCTCCTCATTCGCACATGAGCACACACTAATTCATCCGGTCTTGGCAATTTACTCATAAACATATCGATATGTTCCTCGAAATGAAGAGATGGCTTCATGAGAAGATGCCAAATTGTGTGAAACACTTTGCCACGGTTGGGATTTCTGAACGGTTCTGGAACAAGATGACCATATTGTGGACTCATTTGAATCATTTGGATAATATCCATATTTGTTCTTAAGAATATGACATCGCTTGGGTGCTTTAAGTTGAAGTCACCATTAACGTCTTCAGTTCCCTTTCTATTGTTCAGCCACATTAGACTCTCCTTACTTAAACCCTGAACTGTACTTTCTGGGATATACCAACTGATAATATTCGGAACGTAGAAAAGCTTTATATCAGAGGGGTGTGTCATTTGGATGCCAAACTGTCGTCCTGTTACATTTGCCAGAAGATATGCAGCTACCATGCCTCGTTGTCTGTCTGCCCATCCGCCACACGATGCTTGTCTGTCACAAATGTAGATGATATAACGCAGCCTAGAATTATTGTGTTGGTGTCCGTAGTATCCGAACGTTGTGGTTTTCTTGGTCTCTTCATCTCTGAAATGTTTGAAAGCATCTTCAAATTAATGGTACACGTTTTATCGTCCTTGGTGGAGCCTGCGATTGAATGAGCGAGTGTTTGAATTTTAACATCTAATATATGggcagtgtgtgagtgagcgagcgagtgagtgatgtAAAACTTATGCACAGTAGATATGTTCTTTAGGACTGACAGCTGTTGAATAGGCAGATGTCTGatgtatcatgaacatcgattttgATAAACTGGACAATGGAGAGAgaattgtttgggtttttttggtttttttgttgttttttgttgttttttgttttttatatcCAGGTCAATGGAAACCTACTTTAACCACAACTGAGACAAAATGGTCACCTACGTCCATGGACGTAACATACTAGCCTCATGAAGacactgtgcattgtcaaaatattatgaTGATTGATAAGTactataacaatgtcaaaggtatatAAAAACTTTAAAGgtgggatcatgagaccataacaagtcgggagaatttcaattgaaaagtgaatcacaatgacgtcacgagtccacaagcgggacGGGTTAAACGACCATGCCAGAAGTTCAATAACGGGTATCCCCACCATCGGCACTGAGcacagcagtgcatcgacgacgtATACAGCAGATCAATCGTGCAAGGGAGGCTTGTGTGATGTCGCGCCAGATTCTCAAACGTTCTGTAGCAAAGTAAAGGACGTTTTCTGGCAGATGAGGAACACGTCAATCcctctcgtcccaaacatgctctatcggggAGCGATctggtgaatttgcaggccatgGCAGTAAGTCAACGTGGTGGTGTAGCACAAAATCCAGAGCAACCCTTGCAGTATGAGGGTGGGCATTGTGATGTTGGAAggttaacccagggccatgacgttgcagaaaaggaattgccacatgTCTGATCCCTGTAGCTGACACCAGTTAAGTTGCAATGAACTATCACCAATCACCATCATGGGCCCACCACCAAAGCGATTTCTCTCCAAGAAACAAGCCTGTGCTAAATCTTCTCACACGCGTCTATAGGCAAGTTGACGCCTATCACTACGGGAAATTTTAAcactggactcatctgtaaaaacaaaatttccccaccaaaacaagggtctgcaGATATGATACCACTttcggcgagcttgtcgatgacgttgtgtcagaTAGATCGTATGATGGGAAGTggtggtctgatcccgtgatgacgtaaacgttgttgAACTGTCTTGGGGTGAATACGGCAAAGTTCTGCGATAGTCGTGGCATCACTGCAGTGTGAAGGCTGTagcgaagatgggtcacccttatccatctggtcggtcttggcgttgttacacgtggacgtccagaacgtgtcCGATCGATGACGCcgtttgtgttctggtagcgtctcaccagtgcagaaatggtgttctggtggcagtggaaatgtgcagccacttgtcgttgagacattccgCCACTGACAATCACAATGGCCTCATGGCGCTATGTggacgttagccttggcatgttATGCGTTTCAATAGCGGTTTATTTTTTTGAAGGATtgcaagggcaggggttgagccttccaaagtgacagtaatGTCAGTAATGTTTCTCCTGCCCGGAATTCACGTCTCAAGGACTTAATGTAACGTGCCACGTTGGATACAAGTTACTAATCTCTCAGTTtcaatccttatgtgtctacacaggctctataaatttttattttaaattcttgtatgcacagtttctttatgtgcctggtataatcacaaacatgtccaacaATGATGGCCCAATTATGTCAGAAGCGATGTTGACAGATATACTGATATCAAACGTAATATATCATAAATTACCTGGGGTATTTATTAACATCTGGAAGTAGCATCGACCCGAGGAAGATGAATGCGATGACAAGGAAAGATAGAATCATGAACCGCTTAGTCTTCACAAGCATAGCTCTCTGAAAAACGAAAGTCTCGCTTTTACACGAAAAAAACATTATAAACGATTATAGTATTAAAGTCCATGTTCCTCTCTATCCAGAATGAGTGTTAATGTTGCGTTGACCACATTTCCACATAGATCGTATCTCACTATTGTCAGATGAATAGGAATATTCTCAGAGGAACCCCTGTCTGTTCAAGGGTATATGATAAGCATAAAATAGGTATGCACATATCCTAGGTGCTGGGTCGGTTCAGATGTTGCATTTTCCTTTTCAGTAGATATTTCAGAAattagttgagtgagtgagtttagatataGTCTCACATCGGCTATATTGCAGCGTCACTATAATAACACCTGGCTTAaaaataaaattgttatttcGTAAAACCAGTCAACAAAGGACTATAAAACAACAAAGTTGTCACACATAGAAATTTAAAACTAGCCTGTAagctttaaaatatatttattacaatACAGGACAGTATAATTTAAAAGATAACccagactagggaccatggagacttacagtaatCTTTCTACCTGCCTGCATTTGCACTGTCCATTCCGTCACTGgtgatagtgaatgagtgagttacatAGACAGTATTTCTGTCATACTGTGACGAGAATAATCTATGTATTcaattaatatatatttatgccTTATGAACATGTCTAAGGACAATAAAAGTACAAGAATATCACGTTGGTTTAAAACTAGTATGTGGTAATCAAATGTATTACtagaaacaatacaaaatgaaaatagatgGTGCTGATTGCAAACAAATGAAGGTAGATTGCCATACTATGCATTAAATTAAAATACGTTTGTACCTTATGAACATGTCTGAAAACAAgcaactggaggtagatcatcatactagggaccactggtgagtgagtttagccccaaatttaaaacacaaatatactgCATTTAAGAGTATAGTGCACACAGAAATACCTCCAAATATGTCGAACGTACCTTCTTAGGTAAACAGAAGTTTTACACTACTTCAGTTTCGcaaataactga comes from Haliotis asinina isolate JCU_RB_2024 chromosome 13, JCU_Hal_asi_v2, whole genome shotgun sequence and encodes:
- the LOC137260377 gene encoding uncharacterized protein; amino-acid sequence: MRGNLTAAAYRDQVLTPELLPFMAAHSLGLEFQHDNARRHTLVTFPNTIFVAIMNWHLANLLKRNGLKSHLLHFNILTLRMRAMLVKTKRFMILSFLVIAFIFLGSMLLPDVNKYPRDEETKKTTTFGYYGHQHNNSRLRYIIYICDRQASCGGWADRQRGMVAAYLLANVTGRQFGIQMTHPSDIKLFYVPNIISWYIPESTVQGLSKESLMWLNNRKGTEDVNGDFNLKHPSDVIFLRTNMDIIQMIQMSPQYGHLVPEPFRNPNRGKVFHTIWHLLMKPSLHFEEHIDMFMSKLPRPDELVCAHVRMRRNPTIPNDGQQINSLPSVKHLWAFLSEFHNASRVFIATDSMDVRLSARKYFGAREIDTDGLVLHVGRQGNMLNAVFGFEMALLDQVVLSRCPVLVVSKSGFSVRAAMMSHLDQELYELDNGTVTPDLRLKSKVF